TGACCTAGCTATATTTAAATCCAACTTAGTTTCAATTCTCCCTCTCCAGTTAACATTCCGGCTTCATACACTACTTTAGCCAGCCCAATAAATGTATACACATTTTTTGAACTTTCAACAAGATCCCCTAAAACTATAGAAAAAGCCTCTCCTTTGCtggctaataaaaaaaaaatctattgaagaCTAGAACTTTGTAATCAAAGTAAAGAATGAATTTCTGTAAGTTTTAAACAAGTTTGCATTTTTTGATGGAGATTTCTAAAATCTAGATTAATAGTGCAAATGGCACAGCTATAAGAAtcagaagagatgtcaagagtcaGCACCTCTTATACCCCTGCTCAGATCTTAAGTTAATTAGAGATGTTTGTTCCTACAGCTCAGAATTTTGCAAGAATTTTTAGAGAAATCATTTTTACTGCATATGTAGTCTTCAATACTACTGAAATTGCAGCATGCTCAAAGGTATCTTACATAATCAGACTagttttctaaatgaaaacaaTCCATATGTCTACTTTTAAAATACATGCTGATGTTTTGTATTTAAGACCAATAGAAGGAAAATCATATATATAGCAAAACAtggagacagaacaagaagttaAACAGTACTAGAGAAAAATGGTGTCGTCTCAGACCACTCAAAATGCTTGATTCCCAGTCAATGAGGGATACTGTGGTTACAGAGTTCCCATTTGGCTTCGGTGACTAGTGTCTTTAGGGGAAAAATTGGTTAATGATTAATAAATTTGTCTTCCCTCAAAGCAATTTTATTACTACTACTAACCACCACCTCAGGGAagagtgtgtgtgcgcacgtgtggGGGGGGTTATTAGTACTCAGTTGTCATCTGCTGCTATGGCTACAAGTTCTTAACAATGAAACAACTGAAGTATTTTCAAACTTCAGCATTACACAGGACTCCTTTTACTAGCCaagtgacattttaaattaaaactgttttgttCAAGTGCACCACACTGCCTCTACATCAGGACAGAGGACGTCAGTTTCTGCTATAATGGTTTTTAGTTTTAAACACTAGAACATGGTGATCCAAGTCCCTAGCTCTTTGTTCTAGTGGTAAGGTGTATTAATTCTAGCTTTAGGTCAATAGTATCTATCTTGCCCATATAATATGGCCTATGCAGGCCAAGAATTAGCTAGCAATAACATTACAACAATTGTATATATGCTTCTAACTGAACACGAAATTAGAGTTGGCCTTGGTTTTCTTCCCTCCCTATTTTCTATTTCACAGCAAGAGTGGGATTTCTTTAAACGGATTTACACAGCAGTCAGTACAATCCACATCAAAGGCTAAATCTTTACATATTAGTGAAGTAGATTGTGGAATTATACATGGGATGTATATTTTCCACATTAGGTCTCCTCAACCCCAGGACATTCAAATATTTGATAGACTAGTTAAGAGGcagtccttttttttaaaaaaagactcttCCTTCACGATCGGTGGAGGGTTTAAGGATCATATGGTAATGTTAGCTCGGAACAATTTACTGTCATATGGAAGTTTAATGAAAGACTTTGTCAGCTAGGTTAACATTTGTCTTAGGAGACTGAAATGTAGTTCCTTTACAAGCAAGTTTACAAGCAAGAAAATCCCACTTCAATATTTCTACTATAGCAGCCACCAGTTTTCACTTCAGTGTTTTTAGAGTGTACAGAGTAAAGAATTGGAGCTGTCCAACAGAATAGTTTGtacattttcttcctcctctgaaGAGTTTTAAAAGGGATTTTAGACCTTGATGGCGAGAATCCCAAAACAAgagtaaaatgaatttattttattgCAAACAAACGTCTAAAGTTAAATTTCTCCACCtacttttttaaagagaaaaaggaatcAGCAGGCTAAGGAGGTACACCCATTTGAGAATTGACATGATTAAAAATTAGATATAAAATGGGTGACTCACAGTTTCATTAGCTTACAAAAATGGTGGAGTAACTACTACAAGCACACTAGGTATacagtattttgggggaaaagggtTATACAGACACACAGCTAACTTCATATAGATCCCATTAGACAACTGGATTTACAACAAGTTTTGTTTAATAAGAAATGGGCAAAGCCAGCTTCTTTTCAGAATCAAAATGCAGAACAAATGGAAAAGAATTCATGGTGTTGTACCTTCACAAGTTTGAGCCTTCACAATTAATGCAACCAAGTTTTACACTTTAAGAGCTCTTCTACATGCACTCCACCTTCACTATTTAGCTCCAGGTTTCCACTTTGCACCCAGTTTTGCTGAACTTCAATGTTATAAAACCTTGCTAGTTATTGCCAAAAACTTTTGCTTTCCCACTCCCTCTACCCAGAAACCATATAGAGAGGATGGAGTGTAATATGAGCATTACATAGTCTCATGATATCCATGAGGGCCACTATGAGCCTCCACATGAATCTGGTTGCTAACATTTCTATTCAATTGTGACAATGACTCACGACTGTTTCCTAgaaattgggggagggaggaaaaaggagaaaattcTTTAATAAAAAGACACCAGGTACAAAGCAACGTTTTACTTTTgttgtggtaaaaaaaaaaaaagtcacattttacagataaaatGTAGAACCCTGAAATACTGACACATTCTCTTATCGTGCACAATGCTGAGGTTCTCTTACGAATCactttaaaactgcaattaaaaatgtacaaaaaaaagaaagaaaaaaaaaatcaacccacaAAGCTTCTAAAAAAGGAACCCGCAGGCACTTCCTCTTGTGGAATGTTTAAAAAGTTAGCCTACTAAAGAAAAACAGTCGACTTCTTGTGAAGGTTTTGGAGAAATATGTATCAGTTCGTTTATTTGGGTATTCAATAATATCCTTGGTGATAATGCTGACTCCATGGCTTCTGACCCCAGAATTGCTGCAATAGATgggataaataattaaattttGAATTGTAACCAGACATTACTCACTGCTCACTTTcctacattaaaaatatttacaaggaAATTAGATGACACCTAACTAAACAGGGAAGATTACAACTTTTCAGTTAGCAGTAATATCTGAAATGTGTAAGAAACAGGAAGTTTCATATTGTTTAATGTAATGCCATATTGAGAAGAAACCAAATATACTGACAGACATGACAACCAATAAGCCACAGCTGAAATGCAAGATATCCTAGACTTTGCCCAGCATATATCCTAGACTTTGAGACAACTTTGCCCAGCATTTTCACACATGTAAATGAGCCAATTCCTAAGGACTTAAAGAAAAGTCTCAGAGGTTACTTACACCCTGCTGCCACTGGTTGTAGCCCTGAGATTGGTTTTTGTAGCCACGATTATTTCCCCTTCCTCTGAAATTCTGTAACAAGAAGGTGTTTTAGAACACTACTGCATCTGTTGTAGGCCACATTCCAGAAAGGTATGCATGAGAATCCAAGACTTACCAATGCACCTGTCATGGTACAAACCTTGCAAAGACACTGAAAAGCTCTTAAAATGCTTACATTTCTCTCCATTGTTTCAGAGATTTATATTTGGTGAGGGTTTTGGATTGGATAGGTTTCATAAGCCAGTACTtctcaaactgctgctgctggtctgAAGAACTGACTAATCCAGTTTTGACTCGTTTCCAGCTGGCTAATTCTATTAAGACaactataaatacaaataatgcTCCCATTCTTTCATGTAAGCAACTGTTGCAGTCACCACAAGGCTATTTTGTGATCAGACAAAGATATGGTTCATTTAATAATGAATGAATGAGAGAAAAGGTGGTGCACAGAGTTTGGGATACAAGCCACACTATGGAAGTGTACTTAAGAATTTTCACTATATTGGAAGAAATGCAGCAATCTGGCTTAACGTAAGTGTTTGGGAAGTTTGTCAAGTCAGTCTATTAGCTTGGGCTCCATCTGCTGGCTCTTTGACAGTCTAGATAATCCaacctaacttttgaatgcctcTACTGAAATTTGTCCATTAGAAAGAGTAGCAATTAAGTTCCTGGTGCTGTTCAGATCCCAAACAGCTATTAGGAGATCCTCAAAATACTTATGGAACATGATGTCTAGATGAGGAAGTTTCAGCTTGAACACCTGTTCTTTTGCTTTTCAGTTAGCATTTCATTAATACATTTACAAGAATATCTGGATGACTTACTACAGCCAGACAATAGATATTGCTATTTGCCATTTGGAATAACAAGGAACCAATGCTTTCACTACTTATCCTCACTAACCTGCCTAAATGAATGCACTGTGCTTAACAGATGTATCATGTACTAGAtcagcccccaaaattgggataCATTTGTCCTCCCACATCATACAAGTGACATGGCCAGTCATAAGGAGGTCCCATGGCCACCCCCCAAACcatgagcagtgtacactttgggTTGTAGTGCTTGAAGCAGTTAAaatttgtatttcctttttgcACCCCTTTTCTTACGAAAAAGTTACTCCTTCAGTTACATTTCACTTTACTTGCAATAATGTGAGGGGAGCCTTGCATATCTGTACATCTCGGGAGCTACCAGGGACTGTGAAACATGGAACACAGTCCCTAGTGTTATTTTTCAAGTCTTGGTAGTCTGGATATGGTAGCTCCTGTAGTTTTGAGCCTACATATGCCTCCAGATATTCCATAAAGCAAGTACATTCATTTACTGGGTTACTGCTATTAAAGTTGTGAAAATGCTTTCTCAGTTATGTATGTTTTCAGGAGCATTTTACACAGGTGCTGTCCCTTTCACTTAACAATTCTATGTCAACATTTCTATTAAATCAGTTAACTGTTACCTTTCCTCCTCAGGTGTGGCAGGGGCACACAAGCCATGAACTGCCTTAACTGCTGTTGGGCACCAAAGAACTAGCGGTGGAAGAGCAGATAGTGAAAATGCTTAGACTAGTGCTTCTAGCTTTCACAACACACGGAAAAAATCTCGTGGGAACATAATgaaaaattctgctgcagtgcgCTTAGACTGCAAACACAAGAGCTTTAAATTTCTGATTTAACAGGAGCAAGCAAAGGCGTAAAGTCTTGCCAATTATACCAGATGCATTAGCTCTAAGCACATTTAATAAAGGTTTGGTACCATGTGTATTAGCAAGCATTCTAGATGCTTGCACCAATATTAAAGTAGACAGCCCTTTTAAGACAAAAACTCACCATACCACTATCAAAGGAGAGTTGTTTTTAAAACTGTGAATCAACATGCTTCAACCTGCAAATTTGTAAATTACTACTGTAACCTTTCAAGTAAGAAATTGCCTTAAATACCTGGTAAGTCAGCTTTAGCACACCTACAGAATGCATTACGTACCTGGTTGTAATTCCCCCTGTTGGGCATTCCACCTCTGTTATAGTTTCCTCTGTTTGAGTAACCACCTCTGCTTGGAAAGACAGGACCACGAGGATATGGATAGCCAATtgccccactgccaccaccaccGCCACCACCTCCTCTCTGAGGCATattgccacctctcctgttgtaTCCACCACGGTTCCCTGGGACtgtggaaagaaaaaataaaaaacatgcaTTTGTTTGACAGCTCTTTCTTATATGAGAACTATTGTCTGATATAGCTGACATATCTCACATCCTATGTTTTACACCTACTACATTTTTAAGGAAGATTTGTTTTGCCTAATGGATTTGGATTTCAAGCCCACCGGCTTCAAATGAAAAAGAATGCCTGAATAGGAAATTTCTGATCTAATTGAGTAAAACATCTAGAGACACCAATGTAGTACAAAACCAAAACACGAAATCCAAATGTGAAAAAATTCAGAAGCAGCGCCCTTGACAAGCCATATGAATACAGTATAGGATCTCTAGTTCCCTCTAAATTATGGACTAACGTAAGTTAGTTAGCAAACTCTTTTTTAAATGCCTTGACTTCCTCTTCAAGTGTATCTGGAGTTGGAGTCGAAGTCAAGCTTTCCCCAGCATAAAGGTAATGAAACAGCTACAGTCAAAGGTTAACACCAAAGCCAGAAACGCCTATAAAGTTAACAGGTCTGTTTCTAGGCCTACCTCCTCCTCTGAAGTTGCCACGCATGTTGAATCCTCCACGTCCTCTCTGGCCACCTCtgttaaactgatttttaccactttttttgttactcttctttgAGCCAGTGTTCTGTTTCTTTTCAGGAGGAAGAGACTTTTTACTTTCTTCTTTATATTGTTCCAAGAGCTTCTCAGCCTCCTCTTTCTGTAATTCTACATAGGTTATTTCATCAAAACATTCTGCTACTTCCGGCAGTGTGAAGTTTCCTATAAAGGAGAAAACCCTGGATGTTCAGAATACCCATTCAGATACAATAAAACCCTTTACTCACTCCTCCTACAACAGCAGGGACAAAATTCCAGAAACCGAATCACTGAATATGAAGACAAAACTGAGGAGTGGTAAGTGAAGCAAACAGTCCACCAAGAAGTTGCTAACACTATCCAAAGCTAGAAAATATTCTGCCTATTAACTTTTTGAACCCTGCACTCAGAGCAAACATCAATGTCTGCCAAGcatgtttaatgttttttttaatagggcACTTTATGCCACGACAGCTTTGTGCATCTGCATGGAGCATATCAGCATGACTGAGTAGTGTTAaggactgcagcagagggaaCACACAATATAGTGTTGTCTTACAAAGCTATGATAGTCTTCCAGTTTCTAGGTTTTAGTGTAACTGTTTTAAGGTAAGCAAATTTGAATTCTAAAAATTTACATTATCCCTTTAAACAGATACTCAACATCCTAAAACACAGTATAGGATTATGTTCCATGCCTTTCATTTTGAGAACTGCATGCTCTGGAAGATCTTTTCCCTCCACCTCTGCCTTCTTTTGTGTTCTTTGCTTGTAGTCTTCATCTTTTGGGCAAACAACAACTGCTTTGCGCTGGAAGCCTGCAAACAGGCACATTTTTCTCCTCTGCGCAGCTGCAGACACATTTGtctgaaaaaaatgcagtaaCTTACTACACGTAGCTGTCATTGTCAGAACTAAAGGAAGTTAAACTTATGGTGTATAAATTTCATCTCTACAAGAGCTTGCAATGACTTTTACATGTAAGTGGAAGGAAAGATGTAGCATGGTGCAACTTTACAAAATCTTACTCTTTTTGGATGTGAACACTATTTCCCTCAACACCCCACAATTTTGGAAAAATTGTAGATGATATATGAAGTGATTAAAAATGCTTGTCGTACAATTCAACCTTTGGCCTCCTCAATGAGGTAAGCAGGAAAAGTGGTAGAGCACAACAGCTGCTAGATTCTAAACCTGAATCCCACTTAGTTATTTCCattctaatttaaaattaatttcatacTCTGTAGCTTATACCTGATCCAAAATGAAGTTCCGCTTCTTACGAGCGGCAATCTCAATGAACTTGCCAAGACACTGCGGAGCTCTCTGCAACAGTGTGTTAAGTTTTCCAGTGTCAGCCATCTGCCTCTTAAAACCTGCAACCTACAGAAACATTTTCCAAAGTTATAGTAGTACCGATCTGGTTGATGACCTATTCTTTTGTCAAGTGCTTTTATCTGACATTGaagacttaatttttttaagacaaGTGAACCCCTCAAAACTCATTTGAATTGGTGTTCTTAACATCATCCCACAAAAGGAATGGTAATTCTTTAAAAAGTGTGCTGTGGCAAGTGAGCAATATTTCTCTTCATAATCACCACAGACATCATGCAAAAGCAATAACTACTACATTAAAATCCATGTCAGAATTTAGAGGTGTAACCCATCCTCAAAAAGCAATACAGGACTAGAACAAAAATAGACAGACATTTCATAACTAGCAGGTCAACCAAAGAAATCTGATTTCTACTAAGAACATATATACTACATAAGCTTTAGAAGCCTGCTGTAATTCATGCTATATTtactttgtttaatcaaaattCCTTAAGGCTCCCAAAAGGCAAAGAACTAGTCAATACTTTGTGAACTTAAATATCAAATAAATAGTATGGGgatgaaaaaaaatccaagtaacCTTTCAACTTTTATAAGTCTACGACAGACCTCAGTCCTGCCACTACTTACCATCATTTTGTCCATAATAGTATTTGTTCCAAGGATATTGTATTTTCCAGGGTTTTCTGCTGCATGTTTGGAAACCCATGTCGTCTTCCCAGCTCCAGGCAAGCCAATCATCATTACCACCTATTATGACACAGTTTAGATGTTATAGTTTAAGTGGAAAGCCAAATTAGAAGCTGTGCTAACTGGCAGCTTATCAAAAAATGCTGCCATATTATGCCAATTATTGCTTTAATTGGTTCATTTAGTTAAAATATGGAGAAACATTAGAACGGGTCCAAACAAACTGGTAAACTTCATAAAATGGCCAATCGTAAATTACCCGTTTTAAGAACTAACATCCACACAGATGGCCAAAATGAGTTGTATAGTAAAATTTTCAATCTGATTACTGCAGTTAGATtaatatgctttaaaaaacaTCACACTTACTTCACAGTCTCTCTTTTGTTCAGGTCCCTTTGGTCCTCTAACCCGATCTTCTAATGGAACCTTCTGGATGAAGCTATACTCTTCAGGTACGGGAAAGTAGGGTTCATCCTTCTGACCAAAGTTGAATTCAATTGCACAGTTATGGCAGAGAACATGTGGGAAGAGTGGTCGCCCATCAAGAACTTCCTTACTGATTTTGAATGCAACACCAAGATCCTGCCCATTCTTGGAATATGAGAGTTCCACTTCATCGCCTTCAAAATTCTGTTAATACATAAAACTAGTTTAACTTGCACTAGTATAAAGACCAAATTAGTAGGAACCCAAGTACTCTGTATATAATCACTTCAAGTTTCCTTTTATCAAGACTTCATGATGGAATCTCAGTTTCCATCTTTTGTCCGCAATACAAGTAACCAAACTTATCTTATTTAAGGTTTTGCTAGACATAAGAAAAATGCAGCCCTTAAGATAAACGTAGATAAAAAATTATCAAACTTTGTATAATGTAAATGTCTTCCATGTAGAAAATGGCTTTAACTCAGTTAAAGCAGCATCAAGTAATGTACCAACACTAAGAAAATTAACCAGAATGTTTAAGATAAACTATCTTGCTCCATTTTTTTTGGAATCAGGTCAGTCCTTCCCACATAACTAAGCCAGAAAATTCAAGTTTCAAAAACACAGAAATAGTGGAAAACTTACAGCAAAACACGCAATCACATCATTTTCATCAAACTTCTCACCAAAGTCTTCAGTCTCACAATTGCATGTCTTTATTGCTTTTAGAGAATATCCGTAAGAAAATTCTTCTTCACCTGGTGAAAGACCAGACAACTTAGAGGAAAGCTACAGCAACTAGCTACAATCTTGCGTTCTAGATTACTTACTTTAAAACAttctaaaaaaagtttaaaaagagtTTATATTCATTCAAACGAATAGTGCTGTGTCTCATTTTGCAGGTGCTTCACCGTAGGCTATTATCTAGTAGGCGTTCCAAAATAAGAGGGAAAAAATGCAGCTAGAcatcaaaacaaagaaatcagatATTCCAAATTACTCAAAGTCTGTCCTTCagcattgtttttaaatatttctagtcttaaaaaaaaaaaatttacaccaTAGATTTTATTACATCCTTGAAGTTCTTGACCTTCTCTACTCACTCCAGGTACTGTAGCTCATTATTGAATTCTACCTTATGAACTGTAAAAATGGACTACacctttagtttttaaaaagatatttgacTTTTACTGAAACGAATTAGGTGGCAGCTAAGAACTATCTTTTAGAAGGAGCCAATACCATCAACAGATACTGCTCCAGATTACCATTTGTTCAATAGCGAACATTTCAACAAGCACAGTAGACATAGATATTAAAACTGGATCTTAAATTCTAATAGTTTGTGCACCAGcacacctttaaaaatattagtttacagctgctgcagcagaaaCAGATGGGAACTCAAACATTATCTACAAAAATGGCACCTCACTAACAATAGTGGGTGTTTAAATATTTAGACAGCAGAATACTAGAATAATTTCCTTTCATCCAGCAGAGTATTCTTTCCTCCtgcccactttcaaaagtgaaataattttgGTAGAAACATCACAATTCTTTATTTTCCTATTAATAATTCTGAGTGTAATATCTGTGTTTCTTTCTCTGGACTTGTGCCAAGATACTTAGCAATCTGCTCTTCAAGACAGTCTTGTGCTGACGGCACACAGGTTATATGCAGAGCAAAGATTATACAGAATTATTCTACACAGCTGATGTTTTTATCATTAAGAGGGAAGCACAGTTCTTGCAAAGTCAAATAGCCCTTACAtctataatattcaaaaaccagcttGTTTTGGCTGAAGTGTATTCTTCTTTCAAAGCCACGGTCTTCACAGAATCACTTGATACAATGCCTATCTTAGTGTGGTTAAGAGGCATCACCAACAGCAAAAAAGCCTACACAGATTCAGTTACTCCATAAGAAGTAAAGCAGTCATCAAAAACAGGCTGAATGCCTTTTAGATAAGTTTAAGTAATACTGACTGACATATTTTGAAGTCTTACCAAGCAACATTCCACTTGTACTCAGTGACCAGCCAACCCGCACTTCATGAATGTCAATGTCTTTTGTATACAGATGTTTAACAGGAATCTTCTCTGTAacctgtttttaaacaaaaattgatAAAGTGAAATGAAATATCAGGTTCAAACAAGACAAATTCCTGAAGGAAATATTTTGAAGCCTGTATTAAGAGGTGATGCAAAATATTAAGTATGAATAGGAGCATACCACATTTTCAGgtatgggggggggagaaggggagggttgAAGTGGGGAAGAGTTAAGTAGTCTTGAGTTAAAACGTTCTGGAACTACAAGTCAGCTACCAAGTACTTATATCTTCTGGCTAAGGACGTAAAGGTGTGTGTGACTTCAAGGAACTTTGTTTATGGGGAGGTTGGGGCATTTGAAGTACAAGGAGCCCTTTTAACTTTAAAATTAGTATTATGTTGAATACACACACACTCGACTCTTCTGTATGGTAATATGTCAGTACCCTGCATGCATAAGAGTGAACTAACATTACTCTAGCCAATACGGTACAGATTAAAGTGCAGTATTACATGAAGAAATTAAGCCAGTG
The genomic region above belongs to Caretta caretta isolate rCarCar2 chromosome 3, rCarCar1.hap1, whole genome shotgun sequence and contains:
- the HNRNPU gene encoding heterogeneous nuclear ribonucleoprotein U, translating into MSCSPVNVKKLKVSELKEELKKRRLSDKGLKADLMERLQAALDQEEAGGGGPASSAAEPGNGSMEGEAAEIGQEGGPDQAAASTAEDDDEEGMEAADGDAMELGEENGERAGAGGGPMEEEAAGSEEEEEEDENGDDQGFQEGEDELADEEEAAAGDANGHGEQQPPQQQPPPLLQPQQRVPAKEAPGKSGASGPPATAPAGPATPAKYQPQQQQDKKKAEGGGGGGRPGPQAVGGDTKTEQQKASDKKRGVKRPREDHGRGYFEYIEENKYSRAKSPQPPVEEEDEQFDDTMVCLDTYNCDLHFKISRDRFSASSLTMESFAFLWAGGRASYGVSTGKVCFEMKVTEKIPVKHLYTKDIDIHEVRVGWSLSTSGMLLGEEEFSYGYSLKAIKTCNCETEDFGEKFDENDVIACFANFEGDEVELSYSKNGQDLGVAFKISKEVLDGRPLFPHVLCHNCAIEFNFGQKDEPYFPVPEEYSFIQKVPLEDRVRGPKGPEQKRDCEVVMMIGLPGAGKTTWVSKHAAENPGKYNILGTNTIMDKMMVAGFKRQMADTGKLNTLLQRAPQCLGKFIEIAARKKRNFILDQTNVSAAAQRRKMCLFAGFQRKAVVVCPKDEDYKQRTQKKAEVEGKDLPEHAVLKMKGNFTLPEVAECFDEITYVELQKEEAEKLLEQYKEESKKSLPPEKKQNTGSKKSNKKSGKNQFNRGGQRGRGGFNMRGNFRGGVPGNRGGYNRRGGNMPQRGGGGGGGGSGAIGYPYPRGPVFPSRGGYSNRGNYNRGGMPNRGNYNQNFRGRGNNRGYKNQSQGYNQWQQGQFWGQKPWSQHYHQGYY